Proteins from one Shewanella pealeana ATCC 700345 genomic window:
- the rplU gene encoding 50S ribosomal protein L21: MYAVFQSGGKQHRVEAGHTVRLEKLEVATGETIEFDQVLLVADGETVHVGAPLVEGGKVVAEVISHGRADKVTIVKFRRRKHHDKKMGHRQWFTEVKITAINA; the protein is encoded by the coding sequence ATGTACGCTGTTTTTCAAAGTGGCGGCAAGCAACATCGCGTTGAAGCCGGCCATACAGTTCGTTTAGAGAAATTAGAAGTCGCTACAGGCGAAACTATCGAGTTTGACCAAGTTCTTTTGGTTGCTGATGGTGAAACTGTACACGTAGGTGCACCTTTAGTTGAAGGTGGTAAGGTTGTTGCTGAAGTAATCAGCCACGGCCGTGCAGACAAGGTAACTATTGTTAAGTTCCGTCGTCGTAAGCACCACGATAAGAAGATGGGCCATCGTCAATGGTTCACCGAAGTTAAAATTACAGCTATCAACGCTTAA
- the rpmA gene encoding 50S ribosomal protein L27 produces the protein MAHKKAGGSTRNGRDSESKRLGVKRFGGESVLAGNIIVRQRGTKFHAGVNVGIGRDHTLFALTDGKVKFEVKGPQNRKFISIED, from the coding sequence ATGGCACATAAAAAAGCTGGCGGTTCTACTCGTAACGGCCGCGATTCAGAAAGTAAACGTCTTGGTGTAAAGCGCTTCGGCGGTGAATCAGTTCTAGCTGGTAACATCATCGTTCGTCAACGTGGTACTAAATTCCACGCTGGTGTTAATGTTGGTATCGGTCGTGACCACACTTTATTCGCACTTACCGATGGTAAAGTGAAGTTTGAAGTTAAAGGTCCTCAGAACCGTAAGTTCATCAGCATCGAAGATTAA
- the cgtA gene encoding Obg family GTPase CgtA: protein MKFVDEAIIRVEAGNGGSGCVSFRREKYVPDGGPDGGDGGDGGSVYLQADENLNTLITYQFERFHIAERGKNGRGRDCTGHGGEDLILKVPVGTRAIDNDTEESLGDLTTHGQKLLVAKGGFHGLGNTRFKSSTNRAPRQKTLGTDGEVRSLKLELLLLADVGLLGMPNAGKSTFIRSVSKAKPKVADYPFTTLVPNLGVVNPRPGQSFVIADIPGLIEGAADGAGLGVQFLKHLERCRVLLHILDVEPIDGSDPVEAARAIVAELEKHSPKLAGKPRWLVINKADLMLPEELQERIDRIVKELEWEGDIYTISAYNREGTAELALKLLDFIDSLPPEEEVDADAEVEFKWDNYHQNANDSINEDFNDDFDDDFDEDDYDVEIIYQR, encoded by the coding sequence ATGAAGTTTGTCGATGAAGCTATTATCCGTGTAGAAGCCGGAAATGGTGGCAGTGGTTGCGTTAGCTTTAGACGCGAAAAATATGTTCCTGATGGTGGTCCTGACGGTGGTGATGGTGGTGACGGCGGTAGTGTATATCTACAAGCCGATGAAAACTTGAACACATTGATCACTTATCAGTTTGAACGCTTCCATATTGCCGAGCGCGGTAAGAATGGTCGTGGGCGTGATTGTACTGGTCACGGCGGTGAAGACTTGATCCTTAAAGTGCCGGTTGGTACTCGCGCTATCGATAACGATACTGAAGAGTCACTTGGTGACTTAACCACTCACGGGCAAAAATTGCTTGTGGCTAAAGGTGGTTTCCATGGTCTAGGTAATACTCGTTTCAAGAGTAGTACTAACCGTGCGCCAAGACAGAAAACCTTAGGTACTGACGGTGAAGTGCGTAGCTTAAAGCTAGAGCTATTACTGTTAGCCGATGTAGGCCTACTTGGTATGCCGAATGCGGGTAAGTCAACCTTCATTCGCTCTGTATCGAAGGCTAAGCCAAAGGTTGCCGATTATCCATTTACCACTTTGGTCCCTAACCTAGGTGTTGTTAATCCTAGACCAGGTCAGAGCTTTGTAATTGCGGATATTCCAGGGCTTATCGAAGGCGCTGCTGATGGTGCAGGTCTTGGTGTACAGTTCCTAAAGCATTTAGAACGTTGCCGTGTGTTGTTACACATTTTGGACGTTGAGCCTATCGATGGTAGCGATCCAGTTGAAGCTGCTCGTGCAATCGTTGCTGAGCTTGAAAAGCACTCTCCTAAGCTTGCGGGTAAGCCACGTTGGTTAGTAATCAACAAAGCTGACTTGATGTTGCCAGAAGAGCTACAAGAACGTATTGACCGTATCGTTAAAGAGTTAGAGTGGGAAGGTGATATTTACACTATTTCTGCTTATAACCGTGAAGGTACTGCTGAGTTAGCCCTTAAGTTATTAGACTTTATCGATTCACTTCCTCCTGAAGAAGAAGTTGATGCTGATGCTGAAGTCGAATTTAAGTGGGATAACTATCATCAGAATGCAAATGATTCTATTAACGAAGATTTTAACGACGATTTCGATGATGATTTCGACGAAGATGATTACGATGTAGAGATTATCTACCAAAGATAA
- a CDS encoding threonine/serine exporter family protein has product MYATTQNDITRQVVRVAQLLLAYGAESDLVEEITQRLGHALGLESVEISISSNSLVLTSLSVGRCITTTRRIREHGINMTVICELQRICLLTEKGIYGLSEVRKRVGRIQPRTYPAKFVVPMIGLSCASFCHLFGGDLAACLITFLASAVGMFVRLSIAKRHFNLLLNFSITAFVTTLVAQTGYQFDLTDTPKLPMAASVLMLVPGFPMINAISDMVKGHLNVGISRWGHATLLTVASVIGITIAMQVGGLF; this is encoded by the coding sequence GTGTACGCTACAACGCAAAATGACATTACTCGTCAAGTCGTTAGGGTTGCTCAACTTCTTTTAGCTTATGGCGCTGAATCTGATCTCGTTGAAGAGATCACTCAGCGCTTAGGCCACGCCTTAGGTTTAGAAAGTGTCGAGATATCCATCTCTTCAAACTCCCTAGTATTAACCAGTCTTTCAGTCGGTCGCTGTATCACAACGACACGACGTATTCGCGAGCACGGTATCAATATGACCGTGATTTGTGAATTACAACGCATCTGCTTACTGACCGAAAAAGGCATTTACGGCCTATCGGAAGTACGTAAACGTGTTGGTCGCATTCAACCAAGAACTTACCCTGCTAAATTTGTCGTGCCTATGATAGGCCTTTCTTGTGCGAGCTTTTGCCACCTATTTGGTGGTGACTTAGCTGCTTGCTTGATCACCTTTTTAGCTTCTGCGGTTGGTATGTTTGTGCGTTTATCTATTGCTAAGCGTCATTTTAACTTGTTGCTTAACTTCAGTATCACTGCCTTTGTGACGACCCTAGTCGCGCAAACGGGTTACCAGTTTGATTTAACTGATACGCCTAAACTGCCTATGGCTGCGAGTGTGTTGATGTTAGTACCCGGTTTTCCAATGATTAATGCCATCTCAGATATGGTAAAAGGCCATCTAAACGTGGGGATCTCTCGCTGGGGGCATGCCACTTTATTAACCGTAGCCTCAGTGATCGGTATAACCATTGCTATGCAGGTAGGTGGATTGTTCTAA
- a CDS encoding threonine/serine exporter family protein: MMTLILTMLNDAIFSAIPAIGFAMVFNVPRRFLPYCAMAAAMGHGSRTMWLSFGLPIEWATFLAAALVGIVTIAFAKKHLAPPLMYAVAAIIPMIPGTYAFNTVIGLVQLTAQADMSPELIYQVVSNGLKTVFILGALSVGLAMPSLLYFRSRPVIK, encoded by the coding sequence ATGATGACGCTTATCTTAACCATGCTCAATGATGCGATTTTCTCTGCCATTCCGGCCATAGGCTTTGCCATGGTGTTTAATGTTCCACGCCGATTCTTGCCTTATTGTGCTATGGCAGCGGCAATGGGGCATGGTAGCCGTACCATGTGGTTAAGTTTTGGCTTGCCTATTGAGTGGGCAACTTTCTTAGCCGCGGCCCTAGTGGGTATCGTCACGATAGCCTTTGCCAAAAAACATTTAGCTCCGCCTTTGATGTATGCCGTTGCGGCGATCATTCCTATGATCCCAGGCACTTATGCTTTTAATACTGTTATAGGCTTAGTGCAATTGACTGCACAGGCAGATATGAGTCCTGAGCTGATTTATCAGGTGGTCAGTAATGGCCTTAAAACTGTATTTATTCTTGGTGCACTTTCGGTAGGACTAGCCATGCCGAGTCTACTCTATTTCCGCTCACGCCCAGTCATCAAATAA
- the folA gene encoding type 3 dihydrofolate reductase: protein MKIAMIAAMANNRVIGKDNQMPWHLPEDLRHFKAMTLGKPVVMGRKTYESIGRPLPGRHNIVISRQDSLVIDGVTRVSSFEEAKIAAGDCDELVVMGGGQLYEMLLSQADILYLTEINLTVEGDTYFPEWDNGSWQEVSRDVAKNDKDVEYSFIKLVKKC, encoded by the coding sequence ATGAAAATAGCTATGATTGCCGCGATGGCAAATAACCGCGTTATTGGTAAAGATAATCAAATGCCATGGCATCTCCCAGAAGATCTACGACACTTCAAAGCTATGACCTTAGGTAAGCCTGTAGTTATGGGAAGAAAGACCTATGAGTCGATTGGTCGTCCTTTACCTGGTCGTCATAATATCGTCATCAGTCGTCAAGATAGTTTGGTTATTGATGGGGTAACAAGGGTTAGCAGCTTTGAGGAGGCTAAGATAGCCGCTGGCGATTGTGATGAGTTAGTGGTGATGGGCGGTGGTCAGCTGTATGAGATGTTACTTTCTCAGGCTGATATCTTATATCTCACTGAAATTAATTTAACTGTCGAGGGTGATACCTATTTTCCTGAGTGGGATAATGGTAGCTGGCAAGAAGTCTCTCGGGATGTTGCTAAAAATGACAAAGATGTTGAATACAGCTTTATCAAGTTGGTAAAAAAGTGTTAA
- a CDS encoding DUF3718 domain-containing protein, with product MRLLPLSIATLIVASSISVSSTALANQDQLAANICNYVQTDDKNRLRKKLKESRVKLRNIYKGVSCSGDSLLRTALKSGSNKVGTFVAKRLPASELGNAEADGQTIVSWAESNGHGGSDITATIKERLAGG from the coding sequence ATGCGCTTGTTGCCTTTGAGCATCGCTACACTAATTGTGGCATCTTCAATTTCTGTTTCATCGACTGCGCTAGCTAATCAAGACCAATTGGCTGCTAACATCTGTAACTATGTTCAGACCGATGATAAAAACCGTCTGCGTAAAAAGCTTAAAGAGAGCCGTGTAAAGCTTAGAAATATCTACAAAGGTGTTTCCTGTAGTGGCGATAGCCTGTTAAGAACGGCTTTAAAGAGTGGTTCTAATAAAGTGGGAACCTTTGTGGCTAAGCGTCTTCCGGCCTCGGAGCTAGGCAATGCAGAAGCTGATGGGCAAACTATTGTTTCATGGGCAGAGAGTAATGGTCACGGTGGCAGTGATATTACAGCGACCATTAAAGAGCGTCTGGCTGGCGGCTAA
- a CDS encoding methyl-accepting chemotaxis protein has product MKLNVATRVIAGFTVVTILLLVLGAVSWLTNSQLKISTQVLQDLSLPALESSNLLSQTLSEQEKLILVAYHSQANSEISEIDSQYSTTNQTFNRELTKLTDLVSNNSELNNIIQTLKTQYTQFNATSNEMIVTREAELVISKKIASQYDDIEIAADDSASLLLDLIDLEMSEDVVDQEVAANASNLELSFSNIASTSFDLIGSTDLAKFDTISKELDYIVSDTKSKLNYVSSHWDGVVDAELITEINTEATNVFSMVQSKNSLIALKRQELELHSRAAVLLTDVERTAGNVNEQMKALTTSIETISREISSEAINNIDSASMRTLVLMLLAILVAIVVSIAVVRPLTRSLDRINHALNVLASGDLTHKLDDSGHDEFAKLSANCNKLVDSLRSLIQGILDRSDQLAAAAEETSAITAQTTVGIQEQKSQVDQVATATTQLSSSAQQVNASADEALSQIKAADDESQHMRLIANENKRTILALADEVAKASVVINKVHADSASIGSILDVIRGIAEQTNLLALNAAIEAARAGEQGRGFAVVADEVRSLASRTQDSTQEIQQMIEVLQQGTQEAVSAMDLGRSQASSCVEKTEQANNALESISDAVHRAHDSGTHIVHAAQEQNQVSQQVSEKLEHIAAISEETSAGADQTAQSSHQVAQLAEELQASVKEFKV; this is encoded by the coding sequence ATGAAGTTAAATGTAGCCACCAGGGTAATAGCTGGATTTACGGTCGTCACCATACTACTGCTAGTTCTAGGTGCAGTTTCTTGGTTAACTAATAGCCAACTAAAGATAAGTACTCAAGTTCTGCAAGACTTAAGCCTACCAGCGCTAGAATCAAGTAACTTACTTTCCCAGACACTCTCCGAACAGGAAAAACTGATCTTAGTGGCCTATCACAGCCAAGCTAACAGCGAGATCTCCGAGATAGACTCGCAATATTCGACTACTAATCAGACGTTTAATAGAGAGCTGACGAAACTTACCGATTTAGTGAGTAACAACTCTGAACTAAATAACATTATTCAGACTCTCAAAACGCAATACACTCAATTCAATGCAACCAGCAATGAGATGATTGTCACCCGCGAAGCCGAGCTCGTGATAAGTAAGAAGATAGCGAGTCAATATGACGATATCGAAATTGCAGCCGATGACAGCGCCTCTCTGCTGCTTGATTTGATTGATCTTGAGATGAGTGAAGATGTAGTTGATCAAGAAGTCGCTGCCAACGCAAGTAACTTAGAACTCAGCTTTAGTAATATAGCCAGCACTAGTTTCGACCTTATCGGCAGCACAGATCTTGCTAAATTCGACACCATCTCAAAAGAACTGGACTATATCGTTAGTGACACAAAGAGTAAGCTTAATTATGTCAGCAGCCACTGGGATGGTGTGGTCGATGCGGAGCTCATTACAGAGATCAATACCGAAGCTACGAATGTCTTTAGCATGGTTCAAAGCAAGAACTCATTAATTGCATTAAAACGCCAAGAGCTTGAACTTCATAGTCGCGCAGCTGTTTTACTTACAGACGTCGAGCGAACTGCTGGTAATGTCAACGAACAGATGAAGGCGTTGACCACTAGCATAGAAACTATCTCTCGTGAAATCAGTAGCGAGGCCATTAATAACATAGATAGCGCCAGCATGCGCACACTCGTGTTGATGCTGCTGGCCATTCTTGTTGCGATTGTCGTCAGTATTGCGGTAGTGCGCCCACTCACTCGCTCACTCGATAGAATTAACCACGCCTTAAATGTGCTGGCATCAGGAGATTTAACTCACAAGTTAGATGACTCCGGCCATGATGAGTTCGCTAAGTTGTCGGCAAACTGCAATAAACTGGTAGATAGCTTACGCAGTCTTATTCAAGGGATTTTGGATCGCTCAGATCAACTCGCAGCAGCAGCCGAGGAAACCTCGGCAATTACGGCGCAGACCACAGTCGGTATTCAAGAGCAGAAGAGCCAAGTTGATCAAGTTGCTACCGCGACGACTCAACTAAGCTCTAGCGCGCAGCAGGTTAATGCGAGTGCCGATGAAGCCCTTAGCCAAATAAAAGCGGCCGATGATGAAAGCCAGCATATGCGCCTAATTGCAAACGAAAATAAGCGTACTATTCTTGCCCTAGCCGATGAAGTCGCTAAAGCCAGTGTAGTCATCAACAAGGTACATGCCGACAGCGCCTCCATTGGCTCCATACTCGATGTCATTCGTGGTATTGCTGAGCAGACCAATCTGCTTGCTCTAAATGCTGCTATCGAAGCTGCGCGAGCTGGAGAGCAAGGGCGAGGCTTTGCAGTAGTCGCCGATGAAGTACGTAGCCTTGCTTCTAGAACCCAAGACTCTACCCAAGAGATCCAGCAGATGATCGAAGTTCTGCAACAAGGTACACAAGAAGCGGTATCGGCAATGGACTTAGGACGCTCTCAGGCTAGCTCTTGCGTTGAAAAAACTGAACAAGCAAATAACGCACTGGAAAGTATTAGCGACGCTGTACATCGTGCTCATGACTCAGGAACACATATTGTCCACGCCGCCCAAGAACAGAACCAAGTAAGCCAACAGGTGTCAGAGAAGCTTGAGCATATCGCGGCTATCTCAGAAGAAACCTCAGCAGGGGCAGACCAAACGGCGCAATCTAGCCATCAGGTGGCCCAGCTAGCCGAAGAATTACAAGCCTCGGTCAAAGAGTTTAAGGTTTAG
- a CDS encoding symmetrical bis(5'-nucleosyl)-tetraphosphatase: protein MANYFVGDIQGCFDELMLLLDKVDFNPSKDCLWAVGDLVARGPGSLETLRFFKSLANSAKVVLGNHDLHLLAIHGKLKRANPKDHLAALLAAEDINNIIDWLRMQPLYQECPEQQLIMTHAGVPPNWDLATLHTEANRVSEILKSKNYLHDLVSEMYTNSVDEYRSSLSPLEKQIYCINALTRMRYLKQDGRLDFDCKSPIQNCNHAELTPWFELESKLPSDYTLVFGHWAAIMGQTNHPNRLALDTGCCWGEHMTLWHLESNQKITQEKLKHVKRS from the coding sequence ATGGCAAATTATTTTGTAGGTGATATACAAGGCTGTTTCGATGAGTTAATGCTACTTCTCGATAAAGTCGATTTTAATCCATCCAAAGACTGCTTATGGGCAGTAGGAGATCTCGTTGCAAGGGGGCCTGGCTCTCTGGAAACCCTGCGCTTCTTTAAGTCGCTAGCTAACTCTGCAAAAGTCGTATTAGGCAATCACGATCTCCACTTGCTCGCCATTCATGGCAAGTTAAAGCGAGCCAACCCTAAAGATCATTTAGCCGCATTGCTCGCAGCAGAAGACATTAACAATATTATCGACTGGCTAAGAATGCAGCCTCTGTATCAGGAGTGCCCTGAACAACAGCTTATTATGACCCATGCTGGCGTACCACCAAATTGGGATCTGGCAACCCTGCACACAGAAGCAAATCGAGTCAGCGAAATCCTTAAGTCTAAGAACTATCTGCACGACTTAGTCAGCGAAATGTACACCAACTCTGTCGACGAATATCGCTCGTCTCTATCGCCGTTAGAAAAGCAGATCTATTGCATTAATGCACTTACCCGCATGCGTTACCTTAAACAAGATGGCCGCTTAGATTTCGACTGTAAGTCTCCAATTCAAAACTGTAACCATGCTGAACTGACACCTTGGTTTGAGCTTGAGTCCAAATTACCTAGCGACTATACCTTAGTCTTTGGTCATTGGGCCGCCATTATGGGACAGACCAATCACCCTAACCGCTTAGCTTTAGATACGGGCTGCTGTTGGGGAGAACACATGACCCTGTGGCATTTGGAGTCGAACCAGAAAATCACTCAAGAGAAATTAAAACACGTTAAAAGAAGTTAA
- the apaG gene encoding Co2+/Mg2+ efflux protein ApaG has protein sequence MNQLAASVSVDVQTAYIETQSSPDEDKYLFSYTITISNLSNEAITLKSRHWCITDADGRKSEVHGTGVVGETPTIKPNSSYEYTSGTVLETPLGVMEGSYTMVDSDGNEFEAPISAFRLSIPGLLH, from the coding sequence ATGAATCAATTAGCCGCGTCTGTCAGCGTCGATGTACAAACAGCCTATATTGAAACCCAATCCTCGCCAGACGAAGATAAGTACCTGTTTAGTTACACCATAACTATCTCTAACCTCAGTAATGAAGCGATCACCCTAAAGAGTCGTCACTGGTGTATCACTGACGCTGATGGCCGAAAAAGCGAAGTCCATGGCACAGGGGTCGTGGGTGAAACTCCAACGATTAAACCAAATAGCAGTTACGAATATACCAGTGGCACAGTGCTTGAGACACCACTTGGTGTGATGGAAGGCAGTTACACCATGGTAGATAGTGACGGTAACGAATTTGAAGCACCTATCTCCGCCTTTCGCTTATCTATCCCAGGCTTGCTTCATTAA
- the rsmA gene encoding 16S rRNA (adenine(1518)-N(6)/adenine(1519)-N(6))-dimethyltransferase RsmA, which produces MSNKVHLGHTARKRFGQNFLTDENVINRIVGAISPDNDHVMVEIGPGLAALTEPVASGIDKLIVVELDKDLVERLKEHPVLKDKLEIHQGDALKFDFNQLVREDKQMKVFGNLPYNISTPLMFHLFEFAQHIENMHFMLQKEVVLRLSASPGTKAYGRLTVMAQYHCQVMPVLEVPPGCFTPPPKVDSAVVRLVPYKVKPWPCKDVDLLRNLTTTAFNMRRKTLRNNLKQLLSDEDFAVLGIDATLRPEQISVEQYVAMANHVFDRK; this is translated from the coding sequence ATGAGCAATAAAGTACATTTAGGCCACACGGCCAGAAAACGTTTTGGACAAAACTTCTTAACCGACGAAAATGTGATTAACCGCATCGTTGGAGCTATTTCACCGGATAACGATCATGTAATGGTCGAAATTGGTCCGGGTCTAGCCGCGCTAACTGAGCCAGTAGCCAGCGGGATCGACAAGCTAATTGTTGTCGAGCTCGATAAAGATCTGGTTGAGCGTCTAAAAGAGCACCCAGTGCTTAAAGACAAGCTTGAGATCCATCAAGGTGATGCGCTTAAGTTTGACTTCAATCAGTTAGTGCGTGAAGACAAGCAGATGAAGGTGTTTGGTAACCTGCCATATAACATCTCTACACCGCTAATGTTCCACCTATTTGAGTTTGCTCAGCATATTGAAAACATGCACTTTATGCTGCAAAAAGAGGTCGTTCTACGCCTCTCTGCTTCACCTGGCACTAAAGCTTATGGTCGTCTAACGGTCATGGCTCAGTACCATTGCCAAGTGATGCCAGTGCTAGAAGTGCCACCAGGATGTTTCACTCCACCTCCAAAAGTGGATTCGGCGGTTGTACGTTTAGTGCCATACAAAGTTAAGCCTTGGCCATGTAAAGATGTGGACTTACTAAGAAACTTAACCACGACGGCTTTCAACATGCGCCGTAAAACGCTGAGAAACAACCTTAAACAGTTACTGTCTGACGAAGACTTTGCAGTGCTGGGTATCGACGCGACACTGAGACCGGAGCAGATCAGTGTTGAGCAATATGTGGCTATGGCTAACCACGTATTCGACAGAAAGTAA